In Desulfotignum phosphitoxidans DSM 13687, a single window of DNA contains:
- a CDS encoding type I polyketide synthase translates to MLTEHQNITIAFVRRPEKITPAVIQMAQQTGTRAIFDFSEEKSADNLVSLLRKTDPAGLVRDIKISAPALMDLSLGRTIKETGIQTLWVECPPWFSQEDTALFLNKLGEMSKNYGCFPITGDTALITKMLKPGSGIERIVLKGCEAAGFVGRETTMTLYSMAREMQKSAATPFDIFIWGGVFLPEAAAAFVSTGAAGIVFESIHWLTDQAGVDDSQREQLSRLRPDATDMVGLDVQVPCRLFNKGNSLAFKKIKAYEDALCSAADMEDTRLSFANRVTAGAVHPLKSRFSKNEIIPLGVEAAFAGAFVNRFGDRTGEAVTAFIKEMHQLCRLAEEKKNGFLDSPVAREMGTRYPFIQGAMSWITDIPEFALRVADAGGLPTIALGLMDAEALDQRLGTLPRIMGSRPYAVNVVSLAENPFKGLHLAWIKKHRPRFAVIAGGDLSTVRELMACGIDVMYIAPDEALLTLALKQGVRYVICEGYEAGGHVGPHSTLTLAQMVLDMKRRTPSLFHNCRIILAGGIFNRETAFMAAMLGADAIQMGTAYLATQEIIETGALTPLYQQMILKSPLAGTVVSGRNTGLRVRSLKTPGMESILSLEREFAAGLQDETSFRERMEKMAAGSLFMAARGMDGPGEIVLDEQTCIERGQFMSGSCAGLIRDVDNLESFHHELARGSLLMHQPVVNSTETPLELPVAGIKPDPKRFTPNREVHERIAITGMGIVNTLGKSPEEIWSASLAMKSGITKVPLSRWDHALYYDPKPLMPDKTYCRVGAFLDFPIDRTELGIPPHDFRTMTQATRISMWLADRAIRASGILTSDIPRERIAVLISQNSGEAASTLPDIIIRAYVHDIMAGIKKAVDLTPDQVQAIEQAIRSGRTALDDTTLLGRLNCAAAGFICKKYGFMGPSHAVSAACATSLVALYSAIQMIKNGIIDAAVVGGGEDTLSHLHFLEFSALGALYGLSGRERPARETSCPFDAHRDGMVLGEGGAMIVIERESVARARGALVNAFVTGMGASNNPFGMVESSRVSQQMAIRASFKGTSYGPDAVDMVECHATSTRQGDLEEVRALKGFYHSPRRTVLTAFKSQIGHTLGASGIGGLIRGVMAMKAGIFPPTLNYRHPDPEINLENSGLIVSSAPLDWKNRNGEPRRMEVNAFGFGGSNYVVQVEQAMDETDTVMVSPGTQKISEVRANQDPKVAPPLALVFPGQGAQYGGMGQELYTSFPVIKEWLDRAAAVADFDLLHLMFHDQEKNLQKTRWQQPAMFALENAMARYLIALGIRPVAMAGHSLGELTALCLAGVYSFEDGFRIVNKRALCMDKAAAANIDPGVMAATDAPLDLLNKMIKDDNDIHIGNINSPFQTVLSGSTGAIRNFCKNLKEMGHRTTLLRVSMAFHSPAMQVIHDELAAYIAGIAFHPPQIPVISNTTRKPYPADPHEIKKILMAHLESTVHWMDNTRFLWNTHGARLFVEVGPGEVLSNLIADTLPGSSCIQTCVRSSEALTFKAALARLLAQGHLKETPGDLSSGMKSTFSDFQPPEFRKPVAPGTDDPSERDDLMEKLIQIIMDATGFNRDEIQPDMDLRKDLSIRSSRLPIIMDAVERQFNITIELEDFIDVRTVKDIAEEISRLTAGKQDSGLHTATEALDLNPVPDKCDNASTDEAPLKRLVFDHATLEFENAVPLELSPGESVLLLSPDVEDKVAEHAGDILRTDYGVTPFPMGFMQEIPDSGQAGHDIRTENGTLRAADTIRTLLPVSGMVITLGRKGAIRSSSMTDVSQLLKSFFLLLKAFLESSAKKFIVLIYSAEDIGTPVQLLAEGMLGIFLSAAREYASVQFRTLEIQKNTHLQKAMHHALDRGCAVVEMIHRDGKILTSEGHLAPSVFKDSSHLTLCPGDVVVIAGGGAGIGAHLARCLAPFMPRLILLGRTRIDPEMDPAEPFAEHAASGAVPMDSRALEIAQTLTDLHAAGIEAAYHTCDVTDPEAVQAVLAEVIRCYGRIDGIIHSAGILRDGPVSRMTLDDFSTVTDIKFSGAWHLFLSAQNAGLKFFAGLSSAAAIQGNPGQANYAAANRMMAALLRHLGKENKAVRFKALMLPPVQGAGMADDPEIQALLKQKGVGYIHLNELAGLFCRELFIAPPEDHWVMFMKKLPSVNTVLLNDRTRPEPFGDLDSGLLSFAPGDFPMIEKISALDLGQEKLEACRSFSLEKDLWITDHRPFKFIKHPIVSATMAIETFMEAARILYPHLRVTGVRNVRLMDMIECRPGVPRPARISCCRTGDRLEEVLCDTTLSAQEISPTGRLMAHFALQCSGQVMLDGGGETPGQGFHDFPIRSDELRTQPMNRKKVLKWYKDRSGLGGRYRVIEFLDGTGPGVIRGRTIYPETCDFADLVNAKYQYSPYLFEALLQLVCCHIAVTDPSEPRSMIPLEIGEMRCFRKVGTGEKIMLEARLRAQTDEVLTWDTRGLDDQGETLMQISGLQMKWISD, encoded by the coding sequence ATGTTAACTGAGCATCAAAATATCACCATCGCTTTTGTCCGGCGGCCTGAAAAGATTACCCCGGCGGTGATTCAGATGGCTCAACAAACAGGGACCCGCGCGATCTTCGATTTTTCCGAAGAAAAGAGCGCAGACAATCTGGTTTCCTTGTTACGAAAAACAGACCCTGCCGGTCTTGTCAGGGATATCAAAATCTCTGCCCCAGCCTTGATGGACCTGTCTTTAGGGCGGACAATAAAGGAAACGGGGATTCAAACCCTCTGGGTAGAGTGCCCCCCCTGGTTTTCTCAGGAAGACACGGCTCTTTTTTTAAACAAGCTGGGGGAAATGTCGAAAAATTATGGCTGCTTTCCCATCACCGGAGACACCGCGCTCATAACAAAGATGCTGAAGCCCGGCTCAGGCATCGAACGCATCGTCCTGAAAGGATGTGAGGCCGCTGGATTTGTAGGCCGCGAGACAACCATGACGCTCTATTCCATGGCCAGGGAAATGCAGAAATCCGCTGCAACTCCTTTTGATATTTTCATCTGGGGGGGCGTTTTTCTCCCTGAAGCTGCCGCCGCCTTTGTGTCCACCGGGGCAGCCGGGATCGTTTTTGAGAGTATCCATTGGCTGACGGATCAGGCCGGTGTTGATGATTCCCAACGGGAACAGCTTTCCCGGCTGCGTCCGGATGCCACGGATATGGTGGGCCTGGATGTGCAGGTTCCCTGCCGCCTGTTCAACAAGGGAAATTCTCTGGCATTCAAAAAAATCAAAGCATACGAGGACGCGCTCTGCAGCGCAGCGGACATGGAAGATACCCGCCTTTCTTTTGCGAACCGGGTGACGGCCGGGGCGGTTCATCCCCTAAAAAGCCGTTTCAGCAAGAACGAAATCATTCCTTTGGGTGTGGAAGCCGCCTTTGCCGGGGCCTTTGTGAACCGTTTCGGGGATAGAACCGGGGAAGCCGTGACTGCGTTCATAAAAGAAATGCATCAGTTATGCCGCCTGGCTGAAGAAAAAAAAAATGGTTTTCTGGACAGTCCTGTGGCCAGAGAAATGGGCACCCGGTACCCTTTTATCCAGGGCGCCATGTCCTGGATCACGGATATCCCGGAGTTTGCCTTACGGGTGGCGGATGCCGGCGGATTACCCACCATCGCCCTTGGCCTGATGGATGCTGAGGCCCTGGACCAGAGGCTGGGAACCCTGCCCAGGATCATGGGGTCGCGCCCGTATGCCGTCAATGTGGTCTCTTTGGCGGAAAATCCTTTCAAGGGACTGCATCTGGCCTGGATAAAAAAACACAGACCCCGTTTTGCCGTGATTGCAGGGGGGGATCTCTCCACGGTCAGAGAATTGATGGCATGCGGCATCGATGTCATGTATATCGCGCCGGATGAAGCGCTGTTGACGCTGGCCCTGAAACAAGGGGTCCGGTATGTGATCTGTGAGGGGTATGAGGCCGGCGGCCACGTGGGGCCGCACAGCACACTCACCCTGGCCCAGATGGTACTGGATATGAAGCGGCGCACCCCATCTTTGTTTCACAATTGCCGCATCATCCTTGCGGGAGGAATTTTCAACCGGGAAACAGCGTTCATGGCGGCCATGCTTGGCGCAGACGCCATCCAGATGGGGACGGCCTATCTGGCCACACAGGAGATTATTGAAACCGGCGCTTTGACCCCGCTTTATCAGCAGATGATCCTGAAATCACCTTTGGCGGGAACCGTTGTGTCAGGCCGGAATACCGGGCTCCGGGTGAGATCCCTGAAAACCCCGGGAATGGAATCTATTTTATCTCTGGAAAGGGAGTTTGCCGCCGGACTCCAGGACGAAACCTCTTTCAGGGAAAGAATGGAAAAAATGGCGGCCGGAAGCCTTTTCATGGCGGCCCGGGGAATGGACGGGCCGGGAGAGATAGTTCTGGATGAGCAAACCTGTATCGAACGGGGACAATTCATGAGCGGGTCCTGCGCCGGGCTTATCCGTGACGTCGACAATCTTGAATCCTTTCACCATGAACTGGCCCGGGGCTCTCTTTTGATGCATCAACCCGTTGTAAATTCCACGGAAACACCATTGGAACTACCGGTTGCCGGGATTAAACCAGATCCGAAGCGTTTCACACCCAACCGGGAGGTTCATGAAAGAATTGCCATCACGGGCATGGGCATTGTGAATACTTTGGGCAAGAGTCCCGAGGAAATCTGGAGTGCAAGCCTGGCCATGAAAAGCGGTATCACAAAAGTACCGCTGTCACGCTGGGATCATGCACTGTATTATGACCCTAAGCCCCTTATGCCGGACAAGACCTATTGCCGGGTGGGGGCTTTTCTGGACTTTCCCATCGACCGCACTGAACTGGGGATTCCTCCCCATGATTTCAGGACCATGACCCAGGCCACACGGATTTCCATGTGGCTTGCGGACAGGGCCATCCGGGCATCCGGCATTCTGACATCAGATATCCCCCGGGAAAGGATCGCCGTCCTCATCTCCCAGAACTCGGGAGAGGCGGCAAGTACGCTTCCCGATATCATTATCCGGGCATATGTTCACGACATCATGGCCGGCATCAAAAAGGCGGTTGACCTCACACCGGACCAGGTACAGGCCATTGAACAGGCAATCAGGTCCGGTCGCACGGCACTGGACGACACCACGCTTTTAGGCCGGCTCAACTGTGCCGCCGCCGGTTTTATCTGTAAAAAATACGGGTTCATGGGGCCCAGCCATGCCGTGTCCGCCGCCTGCGCCACCTCACTGGTGGCACTTTACAGCGCCATCCAGATGATCAAAAACGGCATCATCGACGCCGCGGTCGTGGGCGGGGGCGAGGATACGCTCAGCCATCTGCATTTCCTGGAATTTTCCGCCCTGGGCGCTCTTTACGGGCTGTCCGGAAGGGAAAGACCGGCCCGGGAAACCTCCTGTCCGTTTGATGCCCACAGAGACGGCATGGTCCTGGGTGAAGGCGGCGCAATGATTGTGATTGAGCGGGAAAGCGTCGCCCGGGCAAGAGGGGCCCTTGTTAACGCCTTTGTGACCGGCATGGGCGCCAGCAACAACCCTTTTGGAATGGTGGAATCCTCCAGAGTTTCCCAGCAGATGGCGATTCGCGCCTCTTTTAAGGGGACATCCTATGGGCCTGATGCCGTGGACATGGTGGAATGCCATGCCACCAGCACAAGACAGGGGGACCTGGAAGAAGTCCGTGCCCTGAAAGGGTTCTATCACTCCCCCAGGCGTACCGTGCTCACGGCATTTAAATCCCAGATAGGCCATACGCTGGGGGCCTCGGGGATCGGCGGTCTTATTCGAGGCGTGATGGCCATGAAAGCAGGAATTTTCCCGCCCACTCTCAATTACAGGCATCCGGACCCGGAAATCAATCTGGAAAACTCCGGTCTTATTGTCTCTTCTGCGCCGCTGGACTGGAAGAACCGCAACGGCGAGCCCAGAAGAATGGAAGTCAATGCTTTCGGGTTCGGCGGTTCCAATTATGTGGTACAGGTGGAGCAGGCCATGGACGAAACAGATACGGTCATGGTCTCACCCGGGACGCAAAAAATATCAGAAGTACGGGCGAACCAGGACCCGAAGGTGGCGCCGCCCCTTGCCCTGGTATTCCCCGGACAGGGCGCCCAATACGGCGGCATGGGACAGGAACTGTATACCTCATTTCCCGTCATCAAAGAATGGCTGGACCGGGCGGCGGCTGTTGCAGACTTTGACCTGCTTCACCTGATGTTCCATGATCAGGAAAAAAACCTTCAGAAAACCCGCTGGCAGCAGCCTGCCATGTTTGCCCTGGAAAATGCCATGGCCCGATATCTCATTGCGCTTGGCATCCGTCCTGTGGCCATGGCCGGTCACAGTCTGGGCGAATTGACCGCTTTGTGCCTGGCCGGTGTCTATTCCTTTGAAGACGGGTTTCGCATCGTAAATAAGCGGGCCCTGTGCATGGACAAGGCGGCTGCCGCCAACATCGATCCCGGTGTCATGGCCGCCACGGACGCTCCCCTGGACCTTTTAAACAAAATGATCAAAGATGACAATGATATCCACATCGGCAATATCAATTCCCCTTTTCAGACTGTTTTAAGCGGCAGCACCGGCGCCATCAGAAATTTTTGCAAAAATTTAAAGGAAATGGGCCACCGGACCACCCTTCTGCGCGTCAGCATGGCCTTTCACTCGCCTGCCATGCAGGTCATCCATGATGAACTTGCCGCATACATTGCCGGCATTGCATTTCATCCCCCGCAGATTCCGGTCATCTCCAACACAACCCGGAAACCCTATCCCGCAGATCCCCATGAGATCAAAAAAATCCTCATGGCGCACCTGGAATCCACGGTCCATTGGATGGACAATACCCGGTTCCTTTGGAACACCCACGGGGCAAGGCTTTTTGTTGAGGTGGGACCGGGGGAGGTATTGAGCAATCTCATTGCAGACACGCTTCCCGGATCATCCTGTATCCAGACCTGTGTTCGCTCTTCAGAGGCATTGACCTTTAAAGCCGCGCTGGCCCGACTTTTAGCACAAGGCCATCTCAAGGAAACGCCAGGTGATCTCTCAAGTGGCATGAAATCCACGTTCAGCGATTTTCAGCCGCCTGAATTCCGGAAACCCGTCGCACCCGGAACTGATGACCCATCTGAGCGTGACGATCTCATGGAGAAACTGATTCAAATCATCATGGACGCGACAGGGTTCAACCGAGACGAGATCCAGCCCGACATGGACCTGAGAAAAGATCTCTCCATCCGGTCCAGCCGCCTTCCCATCATCATGGATGCGGTGGAACGCCAGTTCAACATCACCATTGAACTGGAAGATTTTATCGATGTCCGGACCGTAAAAGACATCGCTGAAGAGATCTCCCGATTAACCGCCGGAAAACAAGACAGCGGCCTGCATACGGCGACTGAGGCCCTGGACTTGAACCCGGTGCCGGATAAATGTGACAACGCCTCAACGGATGAGGCACCACTGAAGCGGCTCGTATTTGATCACGCAACGCTAGAATTTGAGAATGCGGTTCCCCTGGAATTAAGTCCGGGAGAATCCGTCCTTCTCCTCTCCCCTGATGTGGAAGACAAGGTGGCCGAACACGCAGGGGATATTCTCCGGACCGATTACGGGGTGACCCCGTTTCCAATGGGATTCATGCAGGAAATTCCGGATTCCGGCCAAGCGGGTCATGACATCCGGACTGAAAACGGCACATTGCGGGCGGCGGATACAATCCGAACCCTGCTTCCTGTTTCCGGGATGGTCATCACCCTGGGCCGAAAAGGAGCCATCCGGTCAAGCAGCATGACGGATGTTTCTCAGCTTCTTAAATCATTCTTTCTCCTTTTAAAGGCATTTCTGGAATCTTCGGCCAAAAAATTCATTGTACTGATTTATTCTGCTGAAGATATTGGCACACCGGTTCAATTACTGGCGGAGGGGATGCTCGGGATATTTTTGAGCGCTGCCCGGGAATACGCGTCCGTCCAGTTCCGCACACTGGAAATCCAGAAAAACACCCATCTTCAAAAAGCCATGCACCATGCTTTGGATCGAGGATGTGCCGTGGTGGAGATGATACATCGTGATGGAAAAATCCTTACCTCAGAAGGACATTTGGCCCCGTCGGTTTTCAAGGATTCATCCCATCTGACTCTTTGCCCCGGAGACGTTGTCGTCATCGCCGGGGGGGGTGCCGGGATCGGGGCCCACCTGGCCCGTTGCCTGGCGCCTTTCATGCCCCGCCTGATCCTGCTGGGGAGAACACGTATCGATCCGGAAATGGATCCGGCAGAACCTTTTGCTGAACACGCCGCTTCCGGGGCGGTTCCGATGGATTCTAGGGCGCTGGAAATTGCGCAGACCCTGACGGATTTGCACGCCGCAGGAATTGAGGCTGCTTACCACACCTGTGATGTGACCGATCCTGAGGCGGTTCAGGCTGTCCTGGCAGAGGTGATCCGTTGTTACGGCAGAATCGACGGGATCATCCACAGTGCCGGGATCCTCAGGGACGGCCCGGTAAGCCGCATGACCCTGGATGATTTTTCCACGGTCACGGATATCAAATTCTCAGGCGCCTGGCATCTGTTTTTATCTGCCCAAAATGCCGGGTTGAAGTTTTTTGCGGGTCTTTCCTCGGCCGCCGCCATCCAGGGAAATCCGGGACAGGCCAATTACGCTGCCGCCAACCGGATGATGGCAGCATTGCTCAGGCACCTGGGCAAAGAAAACAAGGCGGTCCGGTTCAAGGCCCTGATGCTTCCCCCTGTCCAAGGGGCGGGCATGGCGGATGATCCGGAAATCCAGGCACTGCTGAAGCAAAAAGGGGTTGGATACATTCATCTGAATGAACTGGCAGGACTGTTCTGCCGGGAACTCTTTATCGCCCCGCCAGAAGATCATTGGGTGATGTTCATGAAAAAACTGCCGTCTGTGAACACGGTATTGCTCAATGACAGGACCCGGCCCGAACCCTTTGGAGATCTGGATTCCGGCCTCTTGTCCTTTGCGCCCGGAGACTTTCCCATGATCGAAAAAATTTCAGCCCTGGACCTTGGTCAGGAAAAACTGGAAGCCTGCCGGTCCTTTTCCCTGGAAAAAGATCTCTGGATCACGGACCACCGGCCTTTCAAGTTCATCAAGCATCCCATTGTATCCGCCACCATGGCCATAGAGACTTTTATGGAAGCGGCCCGGATACTGTATCCCCACCTCCGGGTGACAGGGGTCCGAAACGTCCGGCTCATGGACATGATCGAATGCCGGCCCGGGGTTCCTCGTCCTGCCCGGATTTCCTGCTGCAGGACGGGTGACCGCCTTGAAGAGGTGTTGTGCGACACGACCCTGTCGGCACAGGAGATCTCCCCGACCGGGAGATTGATGGCACATTTTGCCCTGCAATGCAGCGGCCAGGTGATGCTTGACGGCGGAGGAGAAACACCCGGACAGGGATTTCATGATTTTCCCATCCGTTCGGACGAGCTGAGAACCCAACCCATGAATCGTAAAAAAGTGCTGAAATGGTACAAAGACCGCAGTGGTCTCGGCGGCCGGTACCGGGTGATCGAATTTCTTGACGGCACAGGCCCGGGCGTCATACGGGGCCGGACCATCTATCCGGAAACCTGTGACTTTGCAGATCTTGTGAACGCAAAATACCAGTATTCCCCCTACCTTTTCGAAGCGCTTCTGCAGCTGGTGTGCTGTCATATTGCTGTCACAGACCCCTCAGAGCCCCGGTCCATGATTCCTTTGGAAATCGGGGAGATGCGGTGTTTCAGAAAAGTCGGGACAGGGGAAAAAATAATGCTGGAAGCCCGGTTGCGGGCACAAACCGACGAAGTGCTCACCTGGGACACCCGGGGGCTTGATGACCAGGGCGAAACCCTGATGCAGATCTCCGGGTTGCAGATGAAATGGATTTCAGACTGA
- a CDS encoding OmpA family protein, which produces MKSFKIQLFTALALAIVFVLSGCSQKEVQTLPAFTLTPFSADEYVSSVDNFVIVLDASSSMDKPYMENKKFDMATQIVSRINRTLPELGQNGALRSFGHSPAISDKNTVLFYGMEQYATYALGEKLKMISEPGGTSALHTALTASGQEELASVYGKTAVIIISDGQPEFSLESPITLKTAQALKDQYGPELCYYPVLVGDDEKGAVLMDDIARIGECGFVSNADNLLTNAGMAGFVEDVFLAPKPAPPVAAPAPTEIKGLNEQGVWVVEDTHFDFDESIIKPAAFEYLDHIAEIMQAYPDMQVQVQGHTDSIGTKAYNDALSMRRAQAVKTYLVNKGVQKERLSLEGFGFSKPVASNNTAEGRALNRRVELHRK; this is translated from the coding sequence ATGAAATCTTTCAAAATTCAACTTTTTACGGCCCTGGCCTTGGCCATCGTTTTTGTTCTGTCGGGGTGTTCCCAAAAGGAGGTTCAGACCCTCCCCGCATTTACCCTGACGCCATTCAGCGCAGACGAGTATGTGTCATCCGTTGATAATTTCGTCATTGTCCTGGATGCATCCAGTTCCATGGACAAGCCATACATGGAAAATAAAAAATTTGATATGGCCACACAAATTGTCAGCCGCATCAATCGAACCCTGCCGGAACTGGGCCAAAACGGGGCGCTCCGCTCTTTTGGACACAGCCCTGCAATTTCTGACAAAAACACGGTTCTTTTTTACGGCATGGAGCAATATGCCACATATGCCCTGGGTGAAAAATTAAAAATGATATCTGAACCAGGTGGGACAAGCGCCCTGCATACGGCCCTTACCGCCTCCGGTCAGGAAGAACTGGCATCTGTTTACGGTAAAACCGCTGTGATTATCATCAGCGACGGTCAGCCGGAATTCAGTTTGGAATCTCCCATTACCCTGAAAACAGCCCAGGCCTTGAAAGATCAATATGGACCGGAGCTTTGCTATTATCCCGTCCTTGTTGGTGATGATGAAAAAGGGGCAGTGCTCATGGATGATATCGCCCGTATCGGCGAGTGCGGCTTTGTTTCCAACGCAGATAACCTGTTGACGAACGCAGGCATGGCCGGCTTTGTCGAAGATGTTTTTCTGGCCCCGAAACCCGCACCACCGGTCGCCGCCCCGGCGCCTACTGAAATTAAAGGATTGAATGAACAGGGCGTCTGGGTCGTGGAAGACACACATTTTGATTTTGATGAGTCTATCATCAAACCGGCGGCATTTGAGTATCTGGATCATATTGCAGAAATCATGCAGGCCTATCCCGATATGCAAGTCCAGGTTCAAGGCCATACAGACAGTATCGGCACCAAAGCTTACAATGATGCGCTGTCCATGAGACGGGCCCAGGCAGTAAAGACCTATCTGGTAAACAAAGGGGTTCAAAAAGAGCGTCTGAGCCTTGAAGGATTCGGATTCTCCAAACCCGTGGCATCGAACAATACTGCCGAAGGACGAGCTTTGAACCGGCGTGTTGAACTTCATCGAAAATAG
- a CDS encoding BON domain-containing protein, which yields MNKRFFLRHLVMVLLLAVFMAGCAGTRTSESTGEYMDNSVITAKVKAAILEDPMLKVFQINVESFKGEVQLSGFVDSAQAAARAVQITRRVEGVTSVKNSLVIK from the coding sequence ATGAACAAGCGTTTTTTTTTGAGGCACCTGGTCATGGTACTGCTCCTGGCGGTCTTCATGGCAGGGTGTGCCGGAACACGAACAAGTGAAAGCACGGGCGAATATATGGATAACTCCGTTATCACGGCCAAGGTGAAGGCGGCAATACTGGAAGACCCGATGCTGAAGGTGTTTCAGATCAATGTGGAGTCTTTCAAGGGAGAAGTCCAGCTGAGCGGTTTTGTGGATTCGGCCCAGGCCGCTGCCAGGGCGGTGCAAATTACCCGAAGGGTGGAAGGGGTTACATCGGTTAAGAACAGTCTGGTTATCAAATAA
- a CDS encoding CsbD family protein, producing the protein MKSSTRDKSEGKWHKIKGKIKQITGKAVGNRDLEAKGRAENTDGKVQEKIGQVKDVAGK; encoded by the coding sequence ATGAAATCAAGCACCCGGGATAAATCGGAAGGCAAGTGGCACAAAATCAAGGGAAAAATCAAACAGATCACCGGAAAAGCCGTCGGAAACCGTGATCTGGAAGCCAAAGGCAGGGCTGAAAACACGGACGGGAAGGTTCAGGAAAAAATCGGCCAGGTCAAGGACGTCGCAGGGAAATAA
- a CDS encoding lmo0937 family membrane protein, with amino-acid sequence MLWTLFVILLILWALGLLTGYTMGGIIHALLVVAIVVILIQVVQGRRRV; translated from the coding sequence ATGCTTTGGACACTATTTGTGATTCTGTTAATTTTGTGGGCGCTGGGTCTGTTGACCGGGTATACGATGGGCGGCATCATTCACGCGCTGCTGGTGGTCGCCATCGTTGTAATCCTGATCCAGGTGGTTCAAGGACGAAGACGGGTGTAA
- the pyk gene encoding pyruvate kinase: protein MFYRDTGYRAVRLPAHKTKIVCTIGPASRSEAVLEQLMLQGMNVARLNFAHGTLQGHREDIGRIRAVADRAERSCMILADLPGPKIRIGKLLHEPLLLEKDHAVILTAQDSVGTADQIPVEYKRLPESVSPGSLIFLNDGFIQLQVEKVSKDKVFCRTVIGGPLLSYKGLHLPGVKIFADAVSDKDLEFVAFALQEGVDAFGVSFAESADDIRKVKAFAQKHGQSAYVVAKIERTEAIANFEEIVTAADAIMIARGDLGVQIPIQDVPAVQKKLINKANLLGRPVITATQMLLSMTENIRPTRAEVSDVANAIFDGTDAVMLSEETAIGKYPVETVEMIAKIATSAERERKSVQTLADLPAYFRTGAGSDSIRVEDIFSLNTVECANALHVRYILARTQSMRAACFISRFKPDCWILSFRGDVKTNHFSALSYGVYPVFLEDKTNAFSDMAMRFLIKTGMVEKDEKMILIEDESHDVMPETLLMKIFKV, encoded by the coding sequence ATGTTTTACCGGGACACAGGGTACCGGGCTGTGAGACTGCCGGCGCATAAAACCAAAATCGTCTGTACCATAGGCCCGGCCTCACGATCAGAGGCGGTGTTGGAACAATTAATGCTCCAGGGGATGAATGTGGCCCGGCTCAACTTTGCCCATGGCACCTTGCAGGGGCACAGAGAGGATATCGGGCGCATACGTGCTGTGGCGGATAGGGCAGAGCGGTCCTGCATGATCCTGGCGGATCTTCCCGGTCCCAAAATACGCATCGGCAAACTTTTGCATGAACCGCTGCTGCTGGAAAAAGACCATGCGGTCATATTGACCGCCCAGGATTCCGTGGGCACGGCCGATCAGATACCTGTGGAATATAAGCGGTTGCCGGAAAGCGTGAGTCCCGGCAGCCTGATTTTCCTTAATGACGGGTTCATACAGCTTCAGGTGGAGAAGGTCTCAAAAGATAAGGTCTTCTGTCGGACGGTTATCGGCGGCCCGCTTCTTTCCTACAAGGGATTACATCTTCCCGGGGTAAAGATATTCGCGGATGCGGTGTCGGATAAAGATCTTGAATTTGTGGCCTTTGCCCTGCAAGAAGGGGTGGATGCCTTTGGGGTTTCATTTGCAGAGTCAGCCGACGACATCCGCAAGGTAAAGGCGTTTGCACAAAAACACGGGCAATCCGCGTATGTGGTTGCCAAAATCGAGCGGACCGAGGCCATTGCCAATTTTGAAGAAATTGTCACGGCTGCCGATGCCATCATGATTGCACGCGGCGACCTGGGGGTTCAGATCCCGATACAGGATGTGCCGGCGGTTCAGAAAAAACTGATCAACAAGGCGAATCTTTTAGGCCGGCCTGTGATAACAGCGACACAGATGCTGCTGTCCATGACAGAGAATATCCGGCCGACCCGTGCCGAGGTATCGGATGTGGCCAATGCGATTTTTGACGGGACAGACGCGGTGATGCTGTCCGAAGAGACGGCCATCGGAAAATATCCTGTGGAGACGGTTGAAATGATAGCGAAAATAGCCACATCTGCCGAGAGGGAACGAAAATCTGTCCAGACCCTGGCCGATTTGCCCGCATATTTCAGGACGGGTGCGGGTTCCGACAGTATCCGTGTCGAGGACATCTTTTCCCTGAATACCGTTGAATGCGCCAACGCGTTACATGTGCGCTATATCCTTGCCCGCACGCAAAGCATGCGCGCCGCGTGTTTCATCTCCAGATTCAAGCCGGACTGCTGGATACTTTCCTTTCGTGGTGATGTAAAAACGAACCACTTTTCAGCCCTGTCCTACGGGGTTTATCCAGTCTTCCTTGAGGATAAAACAAATGCCTTTTCCGATATGGCGATGCGTTTCCTGATCAAAACCGGGATGGTAGAAAAAGACGAAAAAATGATTTTGATAGAGGATGAATCCCATGACGTCATGCCGGAAACCTTGTTGATGAAAATTTTTAAAGTCTGA